The Bacillus sp. SM2101 genome includes the window TATGTTAGGGGGCTACCGGCAAATATAATATAGGAAGTGATACATTATGGATCCAGTCATTGGCCTGGATGTCGCTAAAGGAGAAAGCCAAGTTCAAGCGTTTTTAGAAAGGAAAAATCCATACAAAAAGAGTTTTAAGTTTCAGCATACTAGAATGGGCTTACATGATTTTCACTTGTTTTATCTAGAGGTTGAGAAAAAAGTAGGAAAACCACCTTGCGTGATATTCGAGTCAACAGGACACTATCACGAGCCTGTTTTACAGTTTTTAGAACACCATGGTGTTACCTATTATTTAATTAATCCAGTAATTTCATACGAATCTAAGAAAGTTAGTTTACGAAAAGTCAAAA containing:
- a CDS encoding transposase, with amino-acid sequence MDPVIGLDVAKGESQVQAFLERKNPYKKSFKFQHTRMGLHDFHLFYLEVEKKVGKPPCVIFESTGHYHEPVLQFLEHHGVTYYLINPVISYESKKVSLRKVK